Proteins from a single region of Undibacterium sp. KW1:
- a CDS encoding fatty acid hydroxylase family protein, giving the protein MDEKQRLFRSQYQAATSPYYNGVLHGLFVFGLGIALIVAALNQVQAASWAWLGVPATLLIANLNEWYVHKNRLHKRGKNRLSQLIWHRHTKEHHHYFTHEEMRVASTREYRIVFFPAYALVLIAIQSILLGLVCALVAGRNLGYIVFATAIAFYLLYEAMHFLCHVDENSVVRHLPLVNTMRRNHMVHHTQALMTDYNMNLTFPFADWLLGTSDLQRSLLGTIFNGYASQHLKPEVARRYQELGMQPPAPHVQAPLQPVSVVVLSPDAKKNL; this is encoded by the coding sequence ATGGATGAAAAGCAGCGTCTGTTCCGCAGTCAGTATCAGGCTGCGACCAGCCCTTATTACAATGGCGTCTTGCACGGCCTGTTTGTATTTGGCCTGGGTATTGCCCTCATTGTGGCAGCGCTCAATCAGGTGCAGGCAGCCAGTTGGGCCTGGCTGGGCGTGCCAGCGACCTTGCTGATTGCCAATCTGAACGAGTGGTATGTGCACAAGAACCGCTTGCACAAGCGTGGCAAGAACCGCTTGTCACAATTGATCTGGCATCGCCACACCAAGGAGCATCATCATTACTTCACCCATGAAGAAATGCGGGTAGCCAGCACACGTGAATACCGCATCGTATTTTTCCCGGCCTATGCTCTTGTGTTGATCGCTATCCAAAGCATTTTGCTGGGTCTGGTCTGCGCGCTGGTGGCGGGACGCAATCTTGGCTACATCGTATTTGCCACTGCCATCGCTTTTTATCTTTTGTATGAAGCCATGCATTTTCTTTGCCATGTCGATGAAAACAGCGTGGTCAGGCATCTGCCACTAGTGAATACCATGCGCAGGAATCACATGGTGCACCATACCCAGGCGTTGATGACCGACTACAATATGAACCTGACATTTCCTTTTGCTGACTGGCTGCTGGGTACATCAGACTTGCAGCGCAGTTTGCTGGGCACCATCTTCAATGGCTATGCTTCGCAACACCTGAAGCCGGAAGTAGCCAGGCGTTATCAGGAGCTGGGCATGCAGCCCCCGGCGCCACATGTGCAAGCGCCGCTACAGCCAGTGAGCGTGGTGGTGCTGTCCCCTGATGCCAAAAAAAACCTATGA
- a CDS encoding triacylglycerol lipase, with translation MKKQMVKSVVMFVMAMMVLPAPSWAAGYTETKYPIVLVHGLFGFDNIGPVDYWYGIPSALRSDGAKVYVTQVAAANSTEVRGEQLLTQVKQILAVTGASKVNLIGHSHGGPTIRYVASVRPDLVASATSVGGVNRGSKVADVLLGVAPAGSLSNTVLVSITNGLAQVISFLSGKPKMSQDALAAANSLSTAGSLKFNAKYPEGVPTTACGEGAYTARGVAYFSWSGAKPYTNVLDIIDPALALTSLAFSGEKNDGLVASCSTHLGKVIRDDYAMNHLDEVNQTIGLINIFETNPVTLYRQHANRLKNQGL, from the coding sequence ATGAAAAAACAAATGGTAAAAAGTGTAGTGATGTTCGTCATGGCCATGATGGTGTTACCAGCACCGTCGTGGGCAGCAGGTTATACGGAGACAAAATATCCGATCGTGCTGGTGCACGGCCTGTTCGGCTTCGATAACATCGGCCCGGTAGATTACTGGTACGGAATCCCCTCGGCCTTGCGCAGTGATGGTGCCAAGGTCTATGTCACCCAGGTTGCGGCTGCCAACAGCACCGAAGTCCGGGGCGAACAATTGCTGACCCAGGTCAAACAAATCCTGGCAGTCACAGGCGCAAGCAAAGTCAACCTGATTGGACATAGCCACGGTGGTCCCACCATACGCTATGTGGCTTCTGTCAGGCCTGACCTGGTGGCGTCAGCTACTTCGGTAGGCGGTGTCAACCGTGGCTCCAAGGTGGCAGACGTCTTGCTTGGTGTAGCACCGGCAGGTTCCTTGTCGAACACCGTACTGGTCTCGATCACGAATGGCCTGGCACAAGTCATCAGCTTCCTGTCAGGCAAACCAAAAATGTCGCAAGATGCACTGGCCGCAGCCAATTCGCTGAGCACGGCTGGTTCACTGAAGTTCAACGCCAAATACCCAGAAGGCGTACCAACGACAGCTTGCGGTGAAGGTGCCTACACGGCACGAGGTGTTGCATATTTTTCCTGGAGTGGTGCCAAGCCCTATACCAATGTGCTCGACATCATAGACCCAGCGCTGGCACTGACTTCACTGGCTTTCTCAGGTGAAAAAAATGATGGCCTGGTCGCCAGTTGCTCCACCCATCTGGGCAAGGTCATACGGGATGACTATGCAATGAACCACCTGGACGAAGTGAATCAGACCATAGGCCTGATCAATATCTTTGAAACCAATCCGGTTACCCTGTATCGTCAACATGCGAATCGCCTGAAAAATCAGGGCCTGTAA